A genome region from Blochmannia endosymbiont of Polyrhachis (Hedomyrma) turneri includes the following:
- the ssb gene encoding single-stranded DNA-binding protein: protein MVTRGINKVILIGNLGQEPDVRYVPNGGVITNITLATTENWRDKQTGDFREKTEWHRVVLFGKLAEIASEYLHKGVQVYVEGSLQTRRWQDQNGQDRYTTEVVVGRFGGVMQMLGTRKRVEDMKIESVSEDKLSSNLLEKNISDNNNISDGELDVNFNEDIPF from the coding sequence ATGGTTACTAGAGGTATTAATAAAGTAATTTTGATTGGTAATCTTGGTCAAGAGCCAGATGTGAGGTATGTTCCTAATGGTGGTGTAATAACTAATATTACTTTGGCAACTACAGAAAATTGGCGTGATAAGCAAACTGGTGATTTTAGAGAAAAGACAGAGTGGCATCGTGTTGTTTTGTTTGGAAAATTAGCTGAGATTGCATCTGAATATTTACACAAAGGTGTACAGGTATATGTTGAAGGGTCTTTACAGACTCGGAGATGGCAAGATCAAAATGGGCAGGATCGTTATACAACTGAGGTTGTTGTTGGTCGTTTTGGTGGTGTAATGCAGATGTTAGGTACTCGTAAGCGAGTAGAGGATATGAAGATAGAAAGTGTTTCTGAAGATAAATTGTCAAGTAATTTATTGGAAAAAAATATTTCGGATAATAATAATATTAGTGATGGTGAATTAGATGTAAATTTTAATGAGGATATTCCGTTTTAA
- a CDS encoding Na+/H+ antiporter, which translates to MEIFFTILILILLVSISGLLSRIFSFQIPLPLVQILLGALLAWPQFGLHVDFNPELFLVLFIPPLLFSDGWKTPIREFLRHGSEIVILALVLVIITVVGIGYLIYWMIPGMPLVAALALAAVLSPTDAVALSGIVGDGRIPKKLMDILQGEALMNDASGLVSLKFSIAVAMGTMVFTIGAASLDFLKVAAGGLLAGIIVTWIYSKSLRFIFQLSHGDFATQTILLLLLPFAAYLIAEHINVSGILAAVTSGMTIGQSSIIRHAPLSMRLRGNSVWAMLEFVFNGMVFILLGLQLPDILLSSILQAEFDPNINIWMLVTYVILIYSALIILRFCWLIFMKRITLQFMSKCPMVFSEYSIREILIVSFAGVRGAITLAGVLSIPLFLSDGSVFPARYQLVFIATGVILLSLLCGVVILPILLEGIVVSDKSLQLKEERMARTIAAEVAIESLHKMEERLINSHEENIDIQIFNEVSARIIGNLRRRINNTDNIEHIMLIEDLERRMRLNALHAERGEYYHLRAQQKISNETLTKLLRDLDFLEALLVGDE; encoded by the coding sequence ATGGAAATTTTTTTTACTATTTTAATTCTTATATTACTGGTTTCTATTTCTGGATTGTTATCTCGTATTTTTTCATTTCAAATTCCATTGCCTTTAGTACAAATTTTACTCGGTGCTTTATTAGCATGGCCTCAATTTGGATTACATGTAGATTTTAATCCGGAGCTTTTTTTAGTTTTGTTTATTCCGCCTTTGTTATTTTCTGATGGATGGAAAACTCCTATTCGAGAATTTTTGCGTCATGGTAGTGAAATTGTAATTTTAGCATTAGTATTAGTAATTATTACTGTAGTTGGCATTGGATATTTAATTTATTGGATGATTCCAGGTATGCCACTTGTAGCAGCATTAGCATTAGCGGCTGTTCTTTCTCCCACTGATGCTGTAGCGTTGTCAGGTATTGTAGGTGATGGTCGTATTCCTAAAAAGTTAATGGATATTTTACAAGGTGAGGCACTTATGAATGATGCTTCTGGATTGGTATCATTGAAATTTTCTATTGCAGTAGCAATGGGGACTATGGTATTCACAATCGGAGCCGCTTCATTAGATTTTTTAAAAGTTGCAGCAGGGGGTTTGTTAGCTGGAATTATTGTTACTTGGATATACAGTAAATCTTTGCGATTTATATTTCAACTTAGTCATGGTGATTTTGCTACTCAAACTATTTTATTATTATTGTTGCCATTTGCAGCATATTTAATTGCTGAGCATATTAATGTTTCTGGAATTTTAGCAGCTGTTACGTCTGGTATGACTATTGGCCAATCTAGCATTATTCGTCATGCACCATTATCGATGCGTTTACGTGGGAATAGTGTTTGGGCTATGTTAGAATTTGTTTTTAATGGTATGGTTTTTATTTTACTTGGTTTGCAATTACCGGATATTTTATTGTCGTCTATTTTACAAGCAGAGTTTGATCCAAATATTAATATTTGGATGTTGGTCACATATGTTATTCTTATTTACAGTGCATTAATTATATTACGTTTTTGTTGGTTAATTTTCATGAAACGTATTACATTGCAGTTCATGTCAAAATGTCCAATGGTATTTAGTGAATATAGTATTCGTGAAATTTTGATTGTTTCTTTTGCTGGTGTACGTGGGGCAATTACATTAGCTGGTGTTTTGTCGATACCTTTGTTTCTTAGTGACGGGTCTGTTTTTCCTGCTCGGTATCAGCTTGTTTTTATTGCCACTGGGGTCATATTATTGTCTTTATTGTGTGGAGTTGTTATTTTGCCTATCTTGTTAGAAGGTATTGTTGTATCTGATAAATCTTTACAACTCAAAGAAGAGCGCATGGCTCGTACTATAGCTGCCGAGGTTGCTATCGAAAGTTTACATAAAATGGAAGAACGTTTAATTAACAGTCATGAAGAAAATATTGATATTCAGATTTTTAATGAAGTGAGTGCACGAATTATCGGTAATTTGCGTCGTCGTATTAATAATACAGATAATATTGAACATATTATGCTCATTGAAGATTTAGAAAGACGTATGAGATTAAATGCTTTGCATGCTGAACGTGGTGAATATTATCATTTACGTGCACAACAGAAGATTAGCAATGAGACATTAACGAAATTATTGCGTGATTTAGATTTTTTAGAAGCGTTGTTAGTTGGTGATGAATAA
- the gltP gene encoding glutamate/aspartate:proton symporter GltP, with protein sequence MEGILMKILQKITLAWKICFALVLGIIVGAVLHDQGALRDWIIAVILSPAGEIFIRMIKMIVVPIVMATLIIGIAGIGDVKKLGSIGLKTIIYFEVITTLAIVLGVTLANVFHPGTGIDMSKLSSVDISMYEQTASEMESHGYNLVNTVLSLIPSNIIFSMSKGDMLPVIFFSVIFGLGLVVLPEKNKVPLLEVFDAIAKTMFKVTHIVMRYAPVGVFALISMTVATFGFSSLIPLAKLVVLVYAAIIFFALLVLGIVARICNLRIWRIICILKEELILSFSTASSETVLPRIIEKMEAYGAPSVITGFVVPTGYSFNLDGSTLYQSIAAIFIAQLYGIELSVSQEIILVLTLMVTSKGIAGVPGVSFVVLLATLGSVGIPLEGLAFIAGVDRVLDMARTALNVVGNALAVLVISKWENQYNNIQALQYEAEMLGIHVLKESSKKKCKI encoded by the coding sequence ATGGAAGGTATTCTTATGAAAATATTGCAAAAAATTACATTAGCTTGGAAGATATGTTTTGCTTTAGTTCTAGGTATTATTGTAGGTGCTGTATTACATGATCAAGGCGCGCTTAGAGATTGGATTATTGCTGTTATTTTATCGCCAGCAGGAGAGATTTTTATTAGGATGATAAAAATGATAGTTGTACCTATTGTAATGGCGACTTTAATAATTGGAATTGCAGGTATTGGTGATGTCAAAAAATTGGGTAGTATTGGATTAAAAACTATAATTTATTTTGAGGTAATTACCACGTTAGCAATTGTTCTTGGTGTAACATTAGCAAATGTATTTCATCCAGGGACAGGGATTGATATGTCTAAATTATCAAGTGTAGATATTTCAATGTACGAACAAACAGCATCTGAAATGGAGTCTCATGGTTATAATTTAGTGAATACTGTGTTATCTTTAATTCCTTCAAATATTATTTTTTCGATGTCTAAAGGTGATATGTTGCCTGTTATTTTTTTCTCAGTAATTTTTGGTTTAGGTTTAGTTGTTCTTCCTGAAAAGAACAAAGTACCTCTTCTCGAGGTGTTTGATGCAATAGCGAAAACAATGTTTAAAGTTACTCATATTGTTATGCGTTATGCCCCTGTTGGGGTTTTTGCGTTAATTTCAATGACAGTAGCAACTTTTGGTTTTAGTTCATTAATTCCATTAGCTAAATTAGTTGTTTTAGTGTACGCAGCAATTATTTTTTTTGCTTTGTTAGTTTTAGGTATAGTAGCAAGAATATGTAATCTTAGAATTTGGCGAATAATTTGTATATTAAAAGAAGAGCTTATTTTGTCTTTTTCAACTGCTAGTTCTGAGACTGTTTTACCTCGTATTATTGAAAAGATGGAAGCATATGGAGCTCCATCGGTAATTACTGGTTTTGTAGTTCCTACTGGTTATTCTTTTAATTTAGATGGTTCGACTTTGTATCAAAGTATTGCTGCAATTTTTATTGCGCAGTTATATGGAATTGAGTTATCTGTTAGTCAAGAGATTATATTAGTATTAACTTTAATGGTGACTTCAAAAGGTATTGCTGGTGTGCCTGGTGTGTCTTTTGTAGTTTTATTGGCAACATTAGGTAGTGTTGGCATTCCTTTAGAGGGATTGGCATTTATTGCAGGTGTTGATCGTGTTCTTGATATGGCGCGTACTGCACTTAATGTTGTAGGCAATGCATTAGCTGTATTAGTGATTTCTAAGTGGGAAAATCAGTATAATAATATACAAGCATTGCAGTATGAAGCTGAGATGTTAGGTATTCATGTTCTTAAGGAATCGAGTAAGAAAAAATGTAAAATATAG
- a CDS encoding Rid family detoxifying hydrolase: MMHKTIINTKNAPTCIGPYVQALDTGKIIFISGQIGICPETKNIPNDIYQETYQVLENIKSIVQEAKLHANNIVRTTIFITNINNLNKINLAYKNFFEKNQSTFPTRSCVEVSNLPNNANIEIDAIAIRTLF, encoded by the coding sequence ATGATGCACAAAACCATCATTAACACTAAAAATGCTCCTACCTGTATAGGCCCATACGTGCAAGCTTTAGATACAGGGAAAATTATTTTTATCTCAGGACAAATTGGAATATGTCCTGAGACTAAAAATATACCTAATGATATTTACCAAGAAACATATCAAGTATTGGAAAACATTAAATCAATTGTACAAGAAGCAAAACTTCACGCAAATAATATCGTTAGAACAACCATATTTATTACTAATATAAATAATTTAAACAAAATTAATCTTGCTTATAAAAACTTTTTTGAAAAAAATCAATCAACGTTTCCCACCCGATCATGTGTAGAAGTTAGTAATTTGCCAAATAATGCAAACATTGAAATAGATGCAATAGCAATACGTACATTATTTTAA
- the argF gene encoding ornithine carbamoyltransferase, producing the protein MNTLYQRSFLRLMDFTLDEIHSLLELAYKLKKNKHEKKETPQLIGKNIVLIFENNSTRTRCCFEVAAFDQGARTTCLHPNISQMGHKESIKDTAKILGRLYDGIQYRGYSQNIIQTFAQYSNIPVWNGLTAKFHPTQLLADLMTIQEQLAHKPFNQITLAYVGDTRNNIGNSLLEASAVIGMNLRLISPRIFWPKKNFFSQCQQLAKNKNADIILTENINEGVKNVDFLYTDVWVSMGEHEKIWEERITLLKKYQVNISMIEQTNNKNVKFLHCLPALHDEKTIIGKKIAKKYNLENGIEVTNEIFESDYSVVFEQAENRLHTIKSVMLATLLPDGIINANINNT; encoded by the coding sequence ATGAATACATTATATCAACGATCATTTTTACGATTAATGGATTTCACACTTGATGAAATTCACAGTCTGCTAGAACTGGCATATAAACTAAAAAAAAATAAACATGAAAAAAAAGAAACACCTCAACTTATCGGAAAAAATATTGTGCTTATTTTCGAAAACAACTCTACGCGGACGCGCTGTTGTTTTGAAGTTGCCGCATTTGATCAAGGAGCACGAACAACTTGTTTGCACCCTAATATTAGCCAGATGGGGCATAAAGAATCTATTAAAGACACTGCTAAAATATTAGGAAGATTATATGATGGTATTCAATATCGAGGATATAGCCAAAATATAATTCAAACATTTGCTCAATATTCAAATATTCCAGTATGGAATGGACTCACTGCTAAATTTCATCCTACACAACTACTTGCAGATCTCATGACTATACAAGAACAACTTGCTCACAAACCATTTAATCAAATAACGCTAGCTTACGTTGGAGATACACGCAATAACATAGGAAACTCTTTATTAGAAGCATCAGCAGTAATAGGCATGAATTTACGACTCATCTCTCCACGAATTTTTTGGCCAAAAAAAAACTTTTTCTCTCAATGTCAACAACTTGCAAAAAATAAAAATGCCGATATCATACTTACTGAAAATATTAACGAAGGCGTAAAAAATGTAGACTTCCTCTATACGGATGTATGGGTCTCTATGGGTGAACATGAAAAAATTTGGGAAGAACGTATTACATTACTAAAAAAATATCAAGTAAACATATCTATGATAGAACAAACTAACAATAAAAATGTAAAATTTTTGCATTGTTTGCCAGCACTCCACGACGAAAAAACAATAATTGGAAAAAAAATTGCTAAAAAATATAATCTAGAAAATGGGATTGAAGTGACAAACGAAATATTTGAATCAGACTATAGTGTAGTATTCGAGCAAGCCGAAAATAGATTACATACTATTAAATCAGTTATGTTAGCGACATTACTACCGGATGGTATCATAAATGCCAACATAAATAATACCTAA
- a CDS encoding valine--tRNA ligase, with protein sequence MHEKYNPKNIEQTCYTEWEQSDYFQPSNNINQKNYCIIMPPPNITGTLHLGHAFQHTIMDILIRYHRMQGKNTLWQPGTDHAGIATQILVERYITETENKTRHEYGKNNFTQKIWTWQSKYTDIMRYQMKRLGLSAHWKREKFTMDPEISFAVKEAFIQLYKENLIYRGHRLINWDTEIQTAISDLEIENKKIQSNMWYIKYPLSNKQTKNTNYLTVATTRPETIFGDVGIAVNPNDPRYTQLSGHYVHIPITYRKIPIIFDTYVNMKKGTGCMKITPAHDFHDYEIAKKHNLPMINIFTLNGNIRDKPEIFNTTSQHMFNNSEIYIPKQFHNVNRFIVRTQIIEICHKLQLLEKTENYEITTPYSNRTNTPTEPMITNQWFIRVQPLSKAAIEAVKHKKIKFIPKEYKKIYFHWMYNLQDWCISRQLWWGHQIPVWYDKNNKIYVGHNEKDIRKYHQLDDNILLYKETDVLDTWFSSSLWTFASLGWPTNLTVLKKFHPSNVIVSGFDIIFFWIARMIMLTMHFIKNKHNQPEIPFKTIYITGLILDETGKKMSKSQGNIIDPLDIIDGISITNLLKKRTTHMMQPKLSENIIKNTKKQFPNGIQAYGADSLRFTLTALASTGRSIHWDMQRLSGYYNFCNKLWHAGQFVLIHTTEKKFHELLNKKKTLSTSDQWILTTLQETIKTFSQALNNYRFDQAANILYTFIWHQFCNWYIEFTKTIIYEKNELTTAGTHYTLLKVLEILLRLAHPIIPFITETIWQKIKHIFEYKKSIMIQPFPSIEKSLININATIDIEWIKTIIINIRNIRNDMKIAKSIPLTIIFQNPENHIQKRIKNNFNILTKMANINHIHFSNKNKIHKKLITIPIEDTTMFIPITDENHYNTIQLNHIERKIKNIDKEIQYITNKINNVHFINNAPKSLITKQKNKLKDLQKTKQQILQQQNILFK encoded by the coding sequence ATGCATGAAAAATATAATCCAAAAAACATAGAACAAACCTGTTATACAGAATGGGAACAATCAGATTATTTTCAACCAAGTAATAATATTAACCAAAAAAATTACTGTATCATAATGCCCCCTCCTAATATAACAGGCACACTACATTTGGGACACGCATTTCAACATACTATTATGGATATATTAATCCGTTACCATAGAATGCAAGGAAAAAACACTCTTTGGCAACCAGGAACCGATCATGCTGGAATTGCCACTCAAATCTTAGTAGAACGATACATAACAGAAACCGAAAATAAAACACGACATGAATATGGAAAAAATAATTTCACACAAAAAATATGGACATGGCAATCAAAATATACCGATATCATGAGATATCAAATGAAACGCTTAGGACTTTCAGCACACTGGAAGCGAGAAAAATTCACAATGGATCCAGAAATATCCTTCGCTGTAAAGGAAGCATTCATTCAACTTTATAAAGAAAACCTAATATACCGTGGACATCGTTTAATTAATTGGGACACTGAAATACAAACAGCTATTTCCGATCTAGAAATAGAAAATAAAAAAATACAAAGTAACATGTGGTATATAAAATATCCATTATCTAACAAACAAACAAAAAATACAAATTATCTCACCGTAGCAACTACTCGACCAGAAACAATATTTGGAGATGTAGGAATCGCAGTCAACCCAAACGATCCTCGATATACACAATTATCCGGACACTATGTACATATCCCAATAACATACAGAAAAATACCAATTATATTTGACACATATGTAAATATGAAAAAAGGAACGGGCTGTATGAAAATTACTCCCGCTCATGATTTTCATGACTATGAAATAGCTAAAAAACATAACTTACCAATGATTAATATATTCACTCTGAACGGCAACATTCGAGACAAACCAGAAATATTCAACACTACTAGCCAACATATGTTCAATAATAGCGAAATTTATATTCCAAAACAATTTCATAATGTAAATCGCTTTATAGTACGAACACAAATAATAGAAATATGCCATAAATTACAATTATTAGAAAAAACAGAAAATTATGAAATCACTACTCCATATAGTAACAGAACAAACACACCAACTGAACCAATGATAACCAATCAATGGTTTATTCGAGTACAACCTTTATCGAAAGCAGCAATCGAAGCTGTAAAACACAAAAAAATAAAATTTATTCCTAAAGAATACAAAAAAATATATTTTCATTGGATGTATAATTTACAAGACTGGTGTATTTCACGTCAATTATGGTGGGGGCATCAAATTCCAGTCTGGTACGACAAAAACAATAAAATATATGTAGGACACAATGAAAAAGATATCAGAAAATATCATCAACTAGATGACAACATTCTTTTATATAAAGAAACAGATGTACTAGATACTTGGTTCTCTTCAAGTCTATGGACATTCGCAAGTCTGGGATGGCCCACAAACCTGACAGTATTAAAAAAATTTCATCCAAGCAACGTGATAGTTAGTGGATTTGATATTATATTTTTTTGGATAGCACGAATGATCATGTTAACCATGCATTTTATTAAAAATAAACACAATCAACCGGAAATACCTTTTAAAACAATTTATATAACTGGTCTTATTCTTGATGAAACAGGAAAAAAAATGTCTAAATCACAAGGCAACATTATTGATCCATTAGACATTATAGATGGAATTTCCATTACCAATTTATTGAAAAAACGAACAACTCATATGATGCAACCGAAATTATCTGAAAATATAATCAAAAATACCAAAAAACAATTCCCAAATGGTATACAAGCATATGGGGCAGATAGTTTACGATTCACTTTAACTGCATTAGCATCTACAGGGCGAAGTATCCATTGGGATATGCAACGATTATCAGGATATTATAATTTCTGTAATAAATTATGGCATGCAGGACAGTTTGTTCTAATACACACAACAGAAAAAAAATTCCATGAACTATTAAATAAAAAAAAAACTCTCTCTACATCAGATCAATGGATTTTAACAACACTACAAGAGACAATTAAGACATTTTCTCAAGCATTAAATAACTACCGATTTGATCAAGCTGCAAATATTCTGTATACGTTCATTTGGCACCAATTCTGCAACTGGTATATAGAATTCACTAAAACGATAATCTATGAAAAAAATGAATTAACAACCGCTGGGACACACTATACCCTCCTAAAAGTATTAGAAATACTACTAAGATTAGCTCATCCAATTATACCATTTATTACAGAAACCATATGGCAAAAAATAAAACATATATTCGAATACAAAAAAAGCATCATGATTCAACCATTCCCAAGTATCGAAAAATCATTAATCAATATTAATGCTACAATTGACATAGAATGGATCAAAACAATAATTATAAATATACGTAACATACGTAATGATATGAAAATTGCAAAATCAATACCACTAACAATAATATTTCAAAATCCCGAAAACCACATACAAAAACGGATAAAAAATAATTTTAATATTCTCACTAAAATGGCTAATATAAATCATATACATTTTTCAAATAAAAATAAAATACATAAAAAGTTAATCACGATACCCATCGAAGATACAACAATGTTTATTCCAATAACTGATGAAAATCACTATAATACAATTCAATTAAACCACATAGAAAGAAAAATTAAAAATATTGACAAAGAAATTCAATATATAACAAATAAAATAAACAACGTGCACTTTATAAATAATGCACCAAAATCTCTAATCACTAAACAAAAAAATAAACTTAAAGATTTACAAAAAACTAAACAACAAATACTACAACAACAAAACATACTCTTTAAATAA
- a CDS encoding leucyl aminopeptidase has translation MKYNIAFDITNNYQSKIYHDFCIIGGFFEEGELSPAIHQINNKNNKYITSILNKNGYTGKIGETLLLYHIPDEPSKKILLVGCGKKNKFDRDHYKKITYHAVDTLKKTKITQIISFLTELNVNEKYNNYWKIRDAINIIQELSYTFEQFKYSTKNIPQTLQNVIFYIHETDTLKDSQQAIIDGTIISRNINLAKDLGNMPPNMCNSEYLVQECKKLEKMHDHTTIQIIDENQMQQIGMNAYLAVGQASKNQSLMAIIKYIGDNDYKKKPLVLVGKGVTFDSGGLSIKPSEKMDEMKYDMCGAAAVYAILRTSIQLNLPINIIGILATCENMITNTALRPGDIIKTLSGQTIEIKNTDAEGRLILCEAITYATRFNPKIIIDIATLTGACLIALGEHFTGLMSNNDELANELIIAGKETDDKIWRLPLDNQFQKQINSNIADMTNTGGKGGNTITAGCFLQRFVGKHYWAHLDIAGTAWKSNYTQNHSATGRPITMIIQFLMNYINKQKNKKCYFTQ, from the coding sequence ATGAAATATAATATTGCATTTGATATAACAAATAATTACCAATCAAAAATATACCACGACTTCTGCATTATTGGTGGATTTTTTGAAGAAGGAGAGTTATCTCCTGCCATTCATCAAATTAATAATAAAAATAACAAATATATCACTTCAATATTAAACAAAAATGGATATACAGGAAAAATAGGAGAAACATTACTGCTATATCATATTCCTGATGAACCATCGAAAAAGATTTTACTTGTGGGATGCGGAAAAAAAAATAAATTTGATAGAGATCACTACAAAAAAATTACTTATCACGCCGTTGATACACTAAAAAAAACTAAAATTACACAAATAATATCATTTTTAACAGAACTAAATGTTAATGAAAAATACAATAATTACTGGAAAATACGAGACGCAATAAACATTATTCAAGAACTTTCATACACATTTGAACAATTTAAATATTCTACAAAAAACATACCGCAAACACTACAAAATGTTATTTTTTATATTCATGAAACTGATACACTTAAAGACAGTCAACAAGCTATTATCGATGGAACAATAATTTCAAGAAATATAAATCTTGCTAAAGACCTAGGAAATATGCCGCCCAACATGTGCAATTCTGAATACCTTGTACAAGAATGTAAAAAATTAGAAAAAATGCACGACCATACCACAATTCAAATCATTGATGAAAATCAAATGCAACAAATTGGTATGAATGCCTACTTAGCTGTAGGACAAGCATCAAAAAACCAATCGTTAATGGCAATTATAAAATATATTGGAGACAACGATTACAAAAAAAAACCACTGGTCCTTGTAGGAAAAGGGGTAACATTCGACTCAGGAGGTTTATCAATTAAACCGTCAGAAAAAATGGATGAAATGAAATATGATATGTGTGGAGCAGCTGCTGTGTACGCTATTTTACGTACATCCATACAACTTAACTTACCAATAAACATTATTGGAATATTAGCTACTTGCGAAAATATGATCACAAATACTGCTCTTCGACCGGGTGACATAATAAAAACTTTGTCTGGACAAACAATAGAAATAAAAAATACCGATGCCGAAGGACGATTAATATTATGCGAAGCTATAACATATGCTACTCGATTCAATCCAAAAATAATTATCGATATTGCTACTTTGACTGGAGCATGCCTAATTGCATTAGGAGAACATTTTACAGGTTTGATGTCTAATAATGATGAATTGGCTAATGAACTAATAATAGCAGGAAAAGAAACAGATGACAAAATATGGCGATTACCGCTTGACAACCAATTCCAAAAACAAATTAATTCCAATATAGCTGACATGACAAACACAGGAGGAAAAGGAGGAAACACAATCACTGCTGGTTGTTTTCTACAGCGATTTGTTGGTAAACACTACTGGGCCCATTTAGATATCGCTGGTACAGCTTGGAAATCGAATTATACACAAAATCACAGCGCCACAGGTAGACCAATTACCATGATTATTCAATTTCTTATGAACTATATAAACAAACAAAAAAACAAAAAATGCTATTTCACACAATAA
- the lptF gene encoding LPS export ABC transporter permease LptF, whose product MILTRYLVYTILRYQLIIFIVLFLVFFSQKSIRIFGAVADGTIPKFLICVFFGLSLPEVIKLILPVSLFFGILITFNYLHTNHEIIAMYSCGLGYTFIVRGVLFLSVITTIFSMINVLFLSPLCLYYQNKIVFKYQFDFTSIRLFERKFHFVKNMNMMFFINGVYEKNFKDIFLIRVLSNGHSSVMVSDFGCIKKFFDGSQWFVLEFGNYYCWDRDIIHSNFYMSHFDKYNFLIGNQAHYYRCSNNSVAELSMLQLWRSSSIEAQVELHWRLTLVIIGFIMVMIIFPLSLMKLNHSYLLITFPSVVLYLIFFLLQIFLRANISKGSVSLIWIWIINVLYVFIAVILNFWDSALVRNIRWKVRLFFCNYDSD is encoded by the coding sequence GTGATATTAACTAGGTATTTGGTGTATACAATATTAAGATATCAATTGATTATTTTTATAGTATTATTTTTAGTATTTTTTTCTCAAAAATCTATTCGGATATTTGGTGCAGTGGCTGATGGTACTATTCCGAAATTTTTGATATGTGTTTTTTTTGGGTTGAGTTTACCTGAAGTTATTAAGTTAATTTTACCTGTAAGTTTGTTTTTTGGTATTTTGATAACATTTAATTATTTGCATACTAATCATGAAATTATTGCGATGTATTCTTGTGGTTTGGGGTATACTTTTATTGTAAGGGGGGTATTATTTTTAAGTGTTATAACTACAATTTTTTCTATGATTAATGTTTTGTTTTTGTCTCCATTATGTTTGTATTATCAAAATAAAATAGTGTTTAAATATCAATTTGATTTTACTTCTATACGGTTATTTGAACGTAAGTTTCATTTTGTGAAAAATATGAATATGATGTTTTTTATTAATGGTGTTTATGAAAAAAATTTTAAAGATATTTTTTTAATTAGAGTTTTGTCGAATGGACATTCTTCAGTAATGGTATCTGATTTTGGTTGTATTAAAAAGTTTTTTGATGGTAGTCAATGGTTTGTTTTAGAATTTGGTAATTATTATTGTTGGGATAGAGATATTATTCATTCGAATTTTTATATGAGTCATTTTGATAAATATAATTTTTTAATTGGCAACCAAGCACATTATTATAGGTGTAGTAATAATTCAGTTGCAGAGTTGTCAATGTTGCAGTTATGGCGTTCTTCTTCGATAGAAGCTCAAGTAGAATTACATTGGCGTTTAACGTTGGTTATTATTGGTTTTATTATGGTAATGATTATTTTTCCATTATCATTGATGAAATTGAATCATAGTTATCTATTAATCACATTTCCATCGGTAGTTTTGTATTTAATATTTTTTTTGTTGCAAATATTTTTACGTGCTAATATTTCTAAAGGTAGTGTTAGTTTGATTTGGATTTGGATTATTAATGTGTTGTATGTGTTTATTGCTGTAATATTAAATTTTTGGGATAGTGCACTTGTCCGTAATATTCGTTGGAAAGTGAGATTATTTTTTTGTAATTATGACTCGGATTAA